The DNA region GCTACCTGGACGCCCACCGCGCTCTCGGCTGAAGCGCGGCGCCTCGCCGGCCGCTGCTGGCGCGTGGTCGAAGCCCAGCACGTGGTCTCGACGATGAAGATCGTCGACACGCTGGCCGAGCAGGCGCGGCTGGAGGAGCTGCTCGAAGAGAGCAAGCCGGCCGTCCCCGAGGACTGCCGCCACCTCCACTACCTCCTGTTCACGCCCTTCCGCTACGGCGCGCTCTATCCGCGCGGGTCGCGGTTCCGCCGCGCCGGCCTGACGCCGGGGGTGTTCTACGCGTCCCAGGCGGTGACGACGGCGATCGCGGAGATGGCGTTCGCGCGGCTGCTCTTCTTCGCCGATTCGCCGGCGACGCCGTGGCCGGGCAATGCCGTCGAGCACACGGCGTTCCAGGTGCGGTTTCGCACCACGCGCGGTCTGGATCTGATCGCCGAGCCCTTCGATCGCGAGCGCGCGCGATGGACGGACCCCACGGACTACAGCGCGT from Vicinamibacterales bacterium includes:
- a CDS encoding RES family NAD+ phosphorylase, which produces MATWTPTALSAEARRLAGRCWRVVEAQHVVSTMKIVDTLAEQARLEELLEESKPAVPEDCRHLHYLLFTPFRYGALYPRGSRFRRAGLTPGVFYASQAVTTAIAEMAFARLLFFADSPATPWPGNAVEHTAFQVRFRTTRGLDLIAEPFDRERARWTDPTDYSACQALADAARAGGAEVIRYASARDPGGVNIALLTCAAFSGTAPLDRQTWRLHLDGRGVRALCAHPERRLAFDRAAFARDPRIASLRWDR